GACCGCTTTCTGGGATCTGGTGAATTAAGTGAACTGGCAAGGTATTTTGCATCTGGTACCAAGCGTCTAGAAATCGCTCAGAGGCTTACGGAAAATTCGGAGATTATTGTCTCTCGTGCTGCCAACCGGATTTTTGTTGGTGGTTCGCCAATGTCTTTCCTAGAAAAGCCCAGAGAACCAGAAGTGGTGATGGCTGGCGCACCGAAGAATATTAGTGGTACCACAAACACAGGAACTCTCACTTACGCAGAAAGTCGTGGTGGTTTCTTAGAAAATGTACGCTCAGTCTTTAACAGCTCACCCAGTGGTCCGATTCCTCCGGGTTTTCGACCAATCAACGTCGCCCGTTATGGTCCGGCGAATATGGCTAAGAGCCTGCGGGACTTGTCGTGGTTTTTGCGCTACGCTACTTACGCGATCGTCGCTGGTGACCCTAGCATCATCGCTGTCAACACGCGTGGTTTGAGAGAAATCATTGAAAACGCCTGTTCTGGTGAAGCGACAATTGTTGCTTTGCAGGAAATAAAATTTGCAGCGCTTTCCTATTTCCGTCAGGATGCTGAGGCAACAGACATTGTGTCTCAGTACATGGATGTTTTGATTACAGAATTCAAAGCACCCACTCCTTCTACTAAACTGCGTCAACGTCCTTCAAGCGACCAACAGGGCTTACAACTGCCTCAGATTTACTTCAATGCGGCAGAACGGCGTCCCAAGTTTGTCATGAAGCCTGGGTTGTCAGGAGTTGAGAAAAACGAGGTTGTAAAAGCGGCATATAGACAAATTTTTGAGCGCGATATTACCCGTGCTTACAGTCAGTCGGTTTCTTACCTGGAATCCCAGGTCAAGAACGGCACTATCTCCATGAAAGAATTTGTCCGTCGCCTGGGCAAATCTCCGCTTTACCAAAAACAATTTTTCCAACCATTTATCAACAGCCGTGCTCTAGAGCTTGCTTTCCGTCACTTCTTGGGACGCGGACCAAGTAGCCGCGAAGAAGTACAAAAGTACTTTGACATCGTTTCCCGAGGTGGTCTGTCAGCTTTAATCGATGCACTGGTAGATTCTGCGGAATACAGTGATTATTTTGGTGAGGAAACGGTTCCTTACATTCGGGGACTTGGTCAAGAAGCACAAGAATGTCGTAACTGGGGACCACAGCAAGACCTGTTTAACTACAGTGCGCCTTTCCGCAAGGTTCCACAGTTTATCACAACTTTTGCTGCTTACAACCAACCACTACCAGACCAGCATCCTTATGGTTCTGGTAACGACCCCTTAGAAATTCAGTTTGGGGCAATTTTCCCGAAAGAAACCAGCAACCCCAATACTCGTCCTGCTCCTTTTGGTAAAGATACCAAGCGCATCCTGATTCACTCTGGACCTGGAATTAATAACCAAAACAGCAATCCTGGAGCGCGAGGCGAGAACCCTGGTACTTTGGGTCCCAAGGTGTTCAAGTTGGATCAACTGCCTGGTACAAGAGGTAAAAAGACACCAACTGGAGTCAGTGTCAAGTACTCGGAAAGCTCTACACAAGCGGTGATTCGGGCAGCTTACCTGCAAGTTTTCGGTCGCGATCTTTACGAAGGTCAGCGCCTGAAAGTGCAAGAAATTAAGCTGGAAAACGGTGATATCTCCGTACGGGAGTTTATCCGCGCTTTGGCTAAGTCCGATGTATTCCGGAATATGTACTGGACATCTTTGTATGTCATGAAGGCAATTGAGTACATCCACCGTCGCTTGTTAGGTCGTCCTACTTATGGTCGTCAAGAAAACAACAAGTACTTTGACCTCGCCTCCAAGAAGGGCTTCTACGCAGTTGTTGACGCCATCATTGGTAGCGTAGAGTATAGTGAGGCATTTGGTGAAGATACAGTTCCTTACGAACGGTACTTAACTCCTGGTGGTGTAGCATTACGGAAATTGCGCGTTGGTAGCATCCGTGAAGATATCACCCGGAGAATTGAGAAGGAACCAACTCCACTATTTGTTGAACTCGGTACTGTGGGAGACCGGACAGAATCTGAGATTCAGCAGCGCATTAGCCAAGGTGTTAGCAAGAAGCGTGAACAAACGAAAGTCTTCAAGTTGGTGGCAGGTAACAACGATAAAGTTGCAGTGGCAATAGTTATTGGTGCTGCTTACCGTCAGATTTTCGAGCGCAATATTGAACCCTACATTGTCAAAAACGAATTCACAGTGCTTTCAAGCAAACTGGGTAATGGTGAAATCACTGTTAAAGAATTTCTTGAAGGGTTGGGTTGTTCTAGCCTATACCTGAAAGAGTTCTACACCCCATACCCCAACACCAAGGTGATTGAACTAGGAACCAAGCACTTCCTGGGACGCGCTCCACTGGATCAAGCGGAAATTCGTAAGTACAATCAAATACTAGCGTCTCAAGGTATTCGTGCGTTTATCCGG
This portion of the Brasilonema sennae CENA114 genome encodes:
- a CDS encoding phycobilisome rod-core linker polypeptide — translated: MSVKASGGSSVARPQLYQTLAVSTISQAEQQDRFLGSGELSELARYFASGTKRLEIAQRLTENSEIIVSRAANRIFVGGSPMSFLEKPREPEVVMAGAPKNISGTTNTGTLTYAESRGGFLENVRSVFNSSPSGPIPPGFRPINVARYGPANMAKSLRDLSWFLRYATYAIVAGDPSIIAVNTRGLREIIENACSGEATIVALQEIKFAALSYFRQDAEATDIVSQYMDVLITEFKAPTPSTKLRQRPSSDQQGLQLPQIYFNAAERRPKFVMKPGLSGVEKNEVVKAAYRQIFERDITRAYSQSVSYLESQVKNGTISMKEFVRRLGKSPLYQKQFFQPFINSRALELAFRHFLGRGPSSREEVQKYFDIVSRGGLSALIDALVDSAEYSDYFGEETVPYIRGLGQEAQECRNWGPQQDLFNYSAPFRKVPQFITTFAAYNQPLPDQHPYGSGNDPLEIQFGAIFPKETSNPNTRPAPFGKDTKRILIHSGPGINNQNSNPGARGENPGTLGPKVFKLDQLPGTRGKKTPTGVSVKYSESSTQAVIRAAYLQVFGRDLYEGQRLKVQEIKLENGDISVREFIRALAKSDVFRNMYWTSLYVMKAIEYIHRRLLGRPTYGRQENNKYFDLASKKGFYAVVDAIIGSVEYSEAFGEDTVPYERYLTPGGVALRKLRVGSIREDITRRIEKEPTPLFVELGTVGDRTESEIQQRISQGVSKKREQTKVFKLVAGNNDKVAVAIVIGAAYRQIFERNIEPYIVKNEFTVLSSKLGNGEITVKEFLEGLGCSSLYLKEFYTPYPNTKVIELGTKHFLGRAPLDQAEIRKYNQILASQGIRAFIRAMINSLEYLEAFGEDTVPYNRFATFPAANFPNTQKLYNQLTKQNPDIVVPSFEPVQARIKTTADTAATSTEIENEQPQLVEVGRSFNSSQGQLVESGVDTTRRNPARIYRITVNTNQADIEQVINAIYSQVMDVYGGQVPDHFHNCELESRLRNGEISVRKFVSELASSEIYRQRFCVSYPNTKVVEFLFRHLLGRAPATQVEILHYTNSLTGSGLKAAVEEIVNSSEYAQYFGENVVPYQRFPSLPAGNYLGSVKALD